In Streptomyces sp. 840.1, one DNA window encodes the following:
- a CDS encoding sensor histidine kinase, protein MAESLPSVVAGRWRPGAGPAVRAGRRTLVESLYLLTAPLSAAAGLLLVAGGLCAATAGSLVPGGSPGTARALALARWPGDLEWWRIGAVRARTGGARGAGRRPGSKETGGAADPELWLDLAHAVLVLPVVLVTWVVTALWWFVGLATLTYPLRNEVAPGSLRPMTLYAGSDRSHVALSLGLTSPSGRIAFALSVGVLVLAALPLVTRVCVAAQAGLGQALLSNMSALHRRISGLEQERDTARAQAVAAVTAETAALRRLERDIHDGPQQQLVRLAMELGRAQHHFDRRPELVRAALADAVLRTQEALDELRALSRGIAPPVLTDRGLREALRALAARSVVPAGLDAAPLSGRLEPGVETAAYFVVAEALTNAAKHSHARRCTVGLRHTGGILRVWVTDDGVGGAAPAEGHGLWGLADRARAVGGRLRVDSPEGGPTTVTAELPCP, encoded by the coding sequence ATGGCTGAGTCGCTGCCCTCCGTGGTCGCGGGCCGGTGGCGGCCGGGCGCCGGCCCCGCTGTCCGCGCCGGGCGTCGCACGCTCGTGGAATCCCTCTATCTCCTCACCGCGCCGCTGAGCGCGGCCGCCGGTCTGCTGCTGGTGGCCGGCGGCCTGTGCGCCGCGACGGCCGGTTCGCTGGTGCCGGGCGGGTCGCCCGGCACGGCCCGCGCCCTGGCACTGGCCCGGTGGCCCGGCGATCTGGAGTGGTGGCGGATCGGCGCGGTACGGGCCCGGACCGGCGGGGCGCGCGGTGCGGGCCGGCGGCCGGGGTCGAAGGAGACGGGCGGCGCGGCCGACCCGGAGCTGTGGCTCGACCTGGCGCACGCGGTGCTGGTGCTCCCCGTCGTGCTGGTCACCTGGGTGGTGACGGCACTGTGGTGGTTCGTGGGCCTCGCGACCCTCACGTACCCGCTGCGCAACGAGGTCGCGCCCGGCTCGCTGCGGCCCATGACCCTGTACGCGGGCAGCGACCGGTCCCATGTCGCGCTGAGCCTGGGCCTGACGTCACCGTCCGGGCGGATCGCGTTCGCCCTCTCGGTCGGCGTGCTGGTGCTGGCGGCCCTGCCGCTGGTGACCCGGGTGTGCGTCGCCGCCCAGGCCGGTCTCGGGCAGGCGCTCCTGTCGAACATGTCGGCGCTGCACCGCCGGATCAGCGGACTCGAGCAGGAGCGCGACACCGCCCGCGCGCAGGCCGTCGCCGCGGTGACGGCGGAGACCGCCGCGCTGCGGCGGCTGGAGCGCGACATCCACGACGGGCCCCAGCAGCAGCTGGTCCGGCTGGCGATGGAACTGGGCCGCGCCCAGCACCACTTCGACCGCAGGCCGGAACTGGTCAGGGCCGCACTCGCGGACGCGGTCCTGCGGACCCAGGAGGCCCTGGACGAACTGCGGGCCCTGTCCCGGGGCATCGCCCCGCCCGTCCTCACCGACCGGGGGCTCCGGGAGGCGCTGCGCGCCCTGGCCGCGCGCAGCGTCGTCCCCGCCGGGCTCGACGCCGCGCCCCTGAGCGGACGGCTGGAGCCCGGCGTCGAGACGGCCGCGTACTTCGTGGTCGCCGAGGCGCTGACGAACGCGGCCAAGCACAGCCACGCCCGCCGGTGCACGGTCGGGCTGCGCCACACCGGGGGGATCCTGCGGGTCTGGGTGACGGACGACGGCGTGGGCGGTGCCGCGCCGGCCGAGGGGCACGGGCTGTGGGGTCTGGCCGACCGGGCACGGGCGGTCGGCGGCCGGCTGCGGGTGGACAGTCCCGAGGGCGGCCCGACGACGGTCACGGCTGAGCTGCCATGTCCCTGA
- a CDS encoding aldehyde dehydrogenase produces the protein MSELVEHGKLFIGGELVDPLGREVIEVISPHTEQVIGRVPHAAEGDVDRAVAAARRAFDEGPWPRMTLDERIAVVTRIKDAFAVRYEEIARVISSENGTPYSSSVMVQALAAMMVWDAAITVARTFPYEERRDGALGPLLVRREPVGVVAAVVPWNVPQFTAAAKLAPALLAGCSAVLKVSPESPLDAYILAEIAAESGLPEGVLSILPADREVSEYLVGHPGVDKVSFTGSVAAGRRVMEVASRNLTRVTLELGGKSAAVILPDADLETAVAGIVPFAWMINGQACVAQTRILVPRSRYEETAEAFAAAAGALKVGDPLDPATELGPLVARRQQQRSLDYIRIGQEEGAKILTGGGRPASQERGWYVEPTLFGDVDNSMRIAREEIFGPVICLLPYGDEDEAVKIANDSEYGLSGSVWTADTERGIDIARRVRTGTYSVNTFSLDMLGPFGGYKNSGVGREFGPEGYGEYFEHKMIHLPAGYGGAA, from the coding sequence ATGAGCGAGCTTGTCGAACACGGAAAACTGTTCATCGGCGGGGAGTTGGTCGATCCGCTGGGGCGGGAAGTCATCGAGGTCATCTCCCCGCACACCGAGCAGGTCATCGGCCGCGTGCCGCACGCCGCCGAGGGGGACGTGGACCGGGCCGTCGCCGCCGCCCGCCGGGCGTTCGACGAGGGGCCGTGGCCCCGGATGACACTGGACGAGCGGATCGCCGTCGTCACGCGGATCAAGGACGCGTTCGCCGTGCGGTACGAGGAGATCGCCCGCGTCATCAGCTCGGAGAACGGCACCCCGTACAGCTCCAGTGTCATGGTGCAGGCCCTCGCCGCGATGATGGTGTGGGACGCGGCGATCACCGTCGCCCGCACCTTCCCCTACGAGGAGCGCAGGGACGGGGCGCTCGGGCCGCTGCTGGTGCGCCGCGAGCCCGTCGGGGTGGTCGCGGCCGTCGTGCCGTGGAACGTGCCGCAGTTCACCGCTGCCGCCAAACTCGCGCCCGCGCTGCTCGCCGGGTGCTCGGCCGTCCTGAAGGTGTCGCCCGAATCACCGCTCGACGCCTACATCCTGGCGGAGATCGCCGCCGAGTCCGGGCTGCCCGAAGGCGTGCTGTCGATCCTGCCCGCCGACCGCGAGGTCAGCGAGTACCTGGTCGGGCACCCGGGCGTGGACAAGGTCTCCTTCACCGGGTCCGTCGCCGCCGGACGGCGCGTCATGGAGGTCGCATCCCGCAACCTCACCCGCGTCACCCTGGAACTGGGCGGGAAGTCGGCCGCCGTGATCCTCCCCGACGCCGATCTGGAGACCGCCGTCGCGGGCATCGTGCCCTTCGCCTGGATGATCAACGGGCAGGCCTGCGTGGCCCAGACCCGGATCCTGGTGCCGCGCTCCCGGTACGAGGAGACCGCCGAGGCCTTCGCCGCCGCCGCAGGCGCGCTCAAGGTCGGCGACCCGCTCGACCCGGCCACCGAACTCGGCCCGCTCGTCGCGCGGCGCCAGCAGCAGCGCTCCCTCGACTACATCCGGATCGGCCAGGAGGAGGGCGCCAAGATCCTCACCGGCGGCGGGCGCCCGGCCTCCCAGGAGCGCGGCTGGTACGTCGAGCCGACGCTCTTCGGGGACGTCGACAACTCCATGCGCATCGCCCGCGAGGAGATCTTCGGCCCGGTCATCTGCCTGCTGCCGTACGGCGACGAGGACGAGGCCGTGAAGATCGCCAACGACTCCGAGTACGGGCTCAGCGGCAGCGTCTGGACCGCCGACACCGAACGCGGCATCGACATCGCCCGCCGGGTCAGGACCGGCACGTACAGCGTGAACACCTTCAGCCTCGACATGCTCGGGCCGTTCGGCGGCTACAAGAACTCCGGTGTGGGCAGGGAGTTCGGACCCGAGGGGTACGGGGAGTACTTCGAGCACAAGATGATCCATCTGCCCGCCGGATACGGGGGAGCGGCCTGA
- a CDS encoding response regulator transcription factor — MRIVVADDAVLLREGLVRLLSEDGHQVVAAVGDGPALVEAVLAHRPDVSVVDVRMPPTHTDEGLRAAATARSRLPGAPVLVLSQYVEVSYAADLLADGAGAVGYLLKDRVAKVEEFLDALVRVAGGATVLDPQVVAQLLARQRRDDPLEKLTARERQLLALMAEGHSNTAIARRMVLSGSAVEKHIGNVFAKLGLPPDDTRHRRVLAVLAHLNG; from the coding sequence CTGCGGATCGTCGTCGCGGATGACGCGGTGCTGCTGCGCGAGGGGCTGGTCCGGCTGCTCTCGGAGGACGGTCACCAGGTGGTGGCGGCGGTCGGTGACGGCCCCGCCCTGGTCGAGGCGGTGCTCGCGCACCGCCCGGACGTGTCGGTCGTCGATGTGCGGATGCCGCCGACGCACACGGACGAGGGACTGCGGGCGGCGGCCACCGCCCGCAGCCGGCTGCCCGGCGCCCCTGTGCTGGTGCTCAGCCAGTACGTGGAGGTGTCCTACGCCGCCGATCTGCTCGCGGACGGGGCCGGCGCGGTCGGCTACCTGCTGAAGGACCGGGTCGCCAAGGTCGAGGAGTTCCTGGACGCCCTGGTCCGCGTCGCCGGGGGCGCGACGGTGCTCGATCCGCAGGTCGTCGCCCAGCTGCTGGCCCGGCAGCGGCGGGACGACCCGCTGGAGAAGCTGACCGCGCGCGAGAGGCAGTTGCTGGCGCTGATGGCCGAGGGGCATTCCAATACGGCCATCGCCCGGCGCATGGTGCTCTCCGGCAGCGCGGTGGAGAAGCACATCGGCAACGTCTTCGCGAAGCTCGGCCTGCCGCCCGACGACACGCGGCACCGCCGGGTGCTCGCCGTCCTCGCCCACCTCAACGGCTGA
- a CDS encoding ferredoxin, with product MGDRWSVEVDRGVCIGSGMCVNHAPDGFRLDSARQSHPVDPETDANERVLAAAEGCPVEAITVALADSGEVVFPPED from the coding sequence ATGGGGGACCGCTGGAGCGTCGAGGTCGACCGGGGCGTGTGCATCGGGTCGGGGATGTGCGTCAACCACGCACCGGACGGCTTCCGGCTGGACTCCGCCCGGCAGTCCCATCCCGTCGACCCGGAGACCGACGCCAACGAGCGGGTCCTCGCGGCCGCCGAGGGGTGCCCGGTCGAGGCGATCACGGTGGCCCTGGCCGACTCGGGGGAGGTCGTGTTCCCGCCGGAGGACTGA
- a CDS encoding amino acid ABC transporter ATP-binding protein, with protein MKDVPVADGEAASNTPAIEVRGLHKSFGRLEVLAGIDFTVGRGEVVCVIGPSGSGKSTLLRCVNLLEEPTSGTITVAGTEVTDPDVDIDRVRRRIGMVFQSFNLFPHLTVLENLTLPQRRVLGRDKAEAARVARERLARVGLTDKESAYPAQLSGGQQQRVAIARALAMDPELMLFDEPTSALDPELVGDVLAVMRSLADEGMTMLVVTHEMSFAEEVADRVVFMDGGVIVEEGTPAQVIGAPGHVRTRSFLARLLTPAGARLREDAAADAEGPGRRSGPL; from the coding sequence ATGAAGGACGTTCCTGTGGCGGACGGCGAGGCGGCGTCGAACACACCGGCGATCGAAGTGCGGGGCCTGCACAAGTCGTTCGGCAGGCTGGAGGTGCTCGCGGGCATCGACTTCACGGTCGGCCGGGGTGAGGTGGTGTGCGTCATCGGCCCGTCCGGCTCGGGCAAGTCCACGCTGCTGCGCTGTGTGAACCTGCTGGAGGAGCCGACCTCGGGGACGATCACGGTGGCCGGCACCGAAGTCACCGACCCGGATGTGGACATCGACAGGGTGCGCAGGCGGATCGGCATGGTCTTCCAGTCGTTCAACCTCTTTCCGCATCTCACAGTGCTGGAGAACCTGACGCTTCCGCAGCGACGGGTGCTGGGGCGCGACAAGGCAGAGGCGGCCCGGGTCGCCCGCGAACGGCTGGCCCGGGTGGGCCTGACCGACAAGGAGTCCGCCTACCCGGCGCAGTTGTCCGGCGGCCAGCAGCAGCGGGTGGCCATCGCGCGGGCGCTGGCCATGGACCCGGAGCTGATGCTCTTCGACGAGCCCACCTCCGCCCTCGACCCGGAACTGGTGGGGGACGTCCTGGCGGTGATGCGCTCACTGGCCGACGAGGGAATGACCATGCTCGTCGTCACCCACGAGATGAGCTTCGCCGAGGAGGTGGCGGACCGTGTCGTCTTCATGGACGGTGGGGTCATCGTCGAGGAGGGCACCCCGGCGCAAGTGATCGGCGCGCCGGGTCATGTCCGTACCCGGTCCTTCCTCGCCCGCCTGCTGACCCCGGCCGGCGCGCGCCTGCGTGAGGACGCGGCCGCGGATGCCGAAGGGCCGGGAAGGCGGTCGGGTCCGCTCTGA
- a CDS encoding MBL fold metallo-hydrolase — protein MTQVMNHGGGVHSIKVPIPDNPLGHTLVHVLDTGRGPVLIDTGWDDPEAWETLTAGLTAVGVDIADIHGVVITHHHPDHHGLSGQVREASGAWIAMHAADTAIVRRTRESEPGTWLSYLAAKLATVGAPEDHIAPLLAAREKGGRMRTLPGLRAALPDREIVPGELLDLAGRRLRAIWTPGHTPGHVCLHLEEDHPANLPGRGRLFSGDHLLPGISPHVGLYEDPDSATETDPLGDYLASLERIEALGVAEVLPAHQHAFADAAGRVQELLVHHEERLTGLLSLLAEPLTPWQLAERMEWNRPWEQIPYGSRNIAVSEAEAHVRRLVKLGRAEAVAGSEPVTFVAV, from the coding sequence ATGACGCAGGTGATGAACCACGGTGGTGGCGTCCACAGCATCAAAGTCCCGATCCCGGACAACCCGTTGGGCCACACGCTGGTCCATGTCCTGGACACCGGCCGGGGTCCGGTCCTGATCGACACCGGCTGGGACGACCCCGAGGCCTGGGAGACCCTGACGGCCGGGCTCACGGCGGTCGGCGTGGACATCGCCGACATCCACGGTGTGGTCATCACCCACCACCACCCCGACCACCACGGCCTGTCGGGGCAGGTGCGCGAGGCGTCCGGGGCCTGGATCGCGATGCACGCCGCCGACACGGCGATCGTCCGCCGGACCCGGGAGTCCGAGCCGGGCACCTGGCTGTCGTACCTCGCGGCGAAACTGGCGACGGTCGGCGCCCCCGAGGACCACATCGCCCCGCTCCTGGCCGCCCGCGAGAAGGGCGGCCGGATGCGCACCCTGCCCGGTCTGCGGGCCGCGCTCCCGGACCGGGAGATCGTGCCCGGCGAGCTCCTCGACCTGGCGGGCCGCCGGCTGCGCGCGATCTGGACCCCGGGCCACACCCCGGGCCATGTCTGCCTGCACCTGGAGGAGGACCACCCGGCCAATCTGCCCGGCCGCGGCCGGCTCTTCTCCGGCGACCACCTGCTCCCCGGCATCAGCCCGCACGTCGGCCTCTACGAGGACCCGGACAGCGCGACGGAGACCGACCCGCTCGGGGACTACCTCGCCTCCCTGGAGCGGATCGAAGCCCTGGGGGTCGCGGAGGTGCTGCCCGCCCACCAGCACGCGTTCGCGGACGCGGCGGGCCGCGTGCAGGAACTCCTCGTCCACCACGAGGAGCGCCTCACCGGCCTGCTGTCCCTGCTGGCCGAACCGCTCACGCCGTGGCAGCTGGCCGAACGGATGGAGTGGAACCGGCCCTGGGAGCAGATCCCCTACGGCTCCCGGAACATCGCGGTCTCGGAGGCCGAGGCGCATGTGCGCCGGCTGGTGAAGCTGGGGCGCGCGGAGGCGGTGGCAGGGAGCGAGCCGGTGACATTCGTCGCCGTGTGA
- a CDS encoding GAF domain-containing protein, whose product MSEPPPSAAPHLRHLFDLLSDDAPAEALGAVLATARADGVPAGELAEVERATATALRIRGALRQHRRRELQLTALFDTAGDLAASRDLDDVLKAIVRRARMLLGTDTAYLTLPDEEAGDTYMRVTDGSVSLLFQRLRLELGEGLGGLVAQTASPYATPDYRTDERFRHTRNINAGVLDEGLVAILGVPLLLGSSRGGAGKVIGVLFAADRAPRVFSPDEVALLCSLAAHAAIAIDTARALADTTSALAELAGANAELAEANASVRAHSAAMRRAEESHDRLTDLVLRGRDVRDVAAAVAGLLDSPLTIHDPGGRPLAAVRPDGTGFAADSMDAGWLAEAAEESRTGARAVHRDGRVVCAVLAGQELLAGLVLHRGRHLDDSDRRLFERSAVVTGLLLLLRRTVAETENRIRGELIADLLTDTGRDPAGLVERGRRLGIDLDRPQLLLVAETAARERLAPAATRYLFGGEIHGVSAEHAGAVVLLIEAGGSGPAAGAVARSAAAQLGQLAQTPVTVAAAGPARGARGLAAAYAEAARCLRAMRVLGRTGEGACVDELGFLGVVLGNGQDVGGFVSAALGPLLEYDAQRGTHLVRTLGAYFGAGGSLIRAKDELHVHVNTVVQRLDRIQVLLGRDWNEPDRALELQLALRLHLLSAAPDR is encoded by the coding sequence ATGTCTGAACCGCCCCCCTCCGCCGCACCCCATCTGAGGCACCTGTTCGACCTGCTGAGCGACGACGCACCCGCCGAGGCGCTGGGCGCGGTCCTGGCGACGGCGCGGGCCGACGGGGTGCCGGCGGGCGAGCTGGCCGAGGTGGAGCGGGCCACGGCCACCGCGCTGCGGATCAGGGGCGCCCTGCGCCAGCACCGGCGGCGCGAGCTCCAGCTCACCGCGCTCTTCGACACGGCGGGCGACCTGGCGGCCTCCCGCGATCTGGACGACGTGCTGAAGGCGATCGTGCGGCGGGCCAGGATGCTGCTGGGGACGGACACGGCCTACCTGACCCTCCCGGACGAGGAGGCGGGCGACACCTACATGCGGGTGACCGACGGGTCGGTGTCGCTGCTCTTCCAGCGGCTGCGCCTCGAACTCGGCGAGGGCCTCGGCGGTCTCGTGGCGCAGACGGCGAGCCCGTACGCGACCCCGGACTACCGCACCGACGAGCGCTTCCGCCACACCCGCAACATCAATGCCGGGGTGCTGGACGAGGGCCTGGTCGCCATCCTGGGCGTGCCGCTGCTGCTCGGCTCCAGCCGAGGGGGCGCCGGCAAGGTGATCGGCGTGCTCTTCGCGGCCGACCGGGCACCCCGGGTCTTCAGCCCCGACGAGGTCGCCCTGCTGTGCTCGCTGGCCGCGCACGCCGCGATCGCCATCGACACCGCCCGCGCCCTGGCCGACACCACCTCCGCCCTCGCCGAACTGGCCGGGGCGAACGCGGAGCTGGCCGAGGCCAACGCCTCGGTACGGGCGCACTCGGCGGCCATGCGGCGGGCGGAGGAGTCGCACGACCGGCTGACGGACCTGGTGCTGCGCGGCCGGGACGTCAGGGACGTGGCGGCGGCCGTCGCCGGACTCCTCGACTCCCCCCTGACCATCCACGACCCGGGCGGCCGCCCGCTGGCCGCGGTCCGCCCGGACGGTACGGGCTTCGCCGCCGACAGCATGGACGCCGGCTGGCTGGCGGAGGCGGCCGAGGAGTCCCGCACCGGGGCGCGTGCGGTGCACCGCGACGGGCGGGTGGTCTGCGCGGTGCTCGCCGGACAGGAGCTGCTCGCCGGTCTGGTGCTGCACCGCGGCCGGCACCTCGACGACTCCGACCGCCGGCTGTTCGAGCGGTCGGCGGTGGTCACCGGGCTGCTCCTGCTGCTGCGGCGCACGGTGGCCGAGACCGAGAACCGCATCCGGGGCGAACTGATCGCCGACCTGCTGACGGACACCGGCCGCGACCCGGCCGGCCTCGTCGAGCGCGGCCGCCGTCTCGGCATCGACCTGGACCGCCCGCAGCTGCTGCTGGTCGCGGAGACCGCCGCCCGGGAGCGGCTGGCCCCGGCCGCGACGCGCTATCTGTTCGGCGGGGAGATCCACGGGGTGAGCGCCGAACACGCGGGCGCGGTGGTGCTGTTGATCGAGGCGGGCGGCTCCGGCCCGGCGGCCGGGGCCGTGGCCCGCTCGGCGGCGGCCCAGCTCGGGCAGCTGGCCCAGACGCCGGTCACCGTCGCCGCCGCGGGCCCGGCCAGGGGCGCGCGGGGGCTGGCCGCCGCCTACGCGGAGGCGGCGCGCTGTCTGCGGGCGATGCGGGTGCTGGGGCGCACGGGTGAGGGCGCGTGCGTGGACGAACTGGGCTTCCTGGGCGTGGTGCTGGGCAACGGGCAGGACGTCGGCGGCTTCGTCTCGGCGGCGCTCGGGCCGCTGCTGGAGTACGACGCACAGCGCGGCACCCACCTGGTGCGGACGCTGGGCGCGTACTTCGGCGCGGGCGGCAGCCTGATCCGGGCCAAGGACGAGCTGCACGTACACGTCAACACGGTGGTGCAGCGGCTGGACCGGATACAGGTGCTGCTGGGACGGGACTGGAACGAGCCGGACCGCGCGCTGGAGCTCCAGCTGGCGCTGCGCCTGCACCTGCTGTCGGCAGCCCCGGACCGCTGA
- a CDS encoding 3-hydroxybutyrate dehydrogenase: METSRRPDHEPSAPSPGGGPAQAPPAPPQAGRTALVTGAASGIGRACALALAAAGAHVHVVDKAGEAARSLAAEIGGTAWVVDLADPSVVDTLPADADVVVNNAGLQHVAPVHAFPPERFALIQRVMVETPFRILRRTLPGMYERGWGRVVNISSVHGLRASPYKSAYVTAKHALEGLSKVVALEAAEHGVTSNCVCPGYVRTPLVEDQIADQARNHGISEEEVVGRVMLERSAIKRLIEPADVAEAVLWLCGPRTGHITGTSLSMDGGWTAN, from the coding sequence ATGGAGACTTCCCGCAGACCCGATCACGAACCCTCCGCGCCCTCCCCCGGCGGCGGACCGGCGCAGGCGCCCCCGGCACCCCCGCAGGCCGGGCGGACCGCGCTGGTGACCGGTGCGGCGAGCGGGATCGGACGGGCCTGTGCGCTGGCGCTCGCGGCGGCCGGCGCCCATGTGCACGTGGTGGACAAGGCCGGTGAGGCGGCCAGGAGCCTGGCCGCGGAGATCGGCGGGACGGCCTGGGTGGTGGACCTGGCCGACCCCTCGGTCGTCGACACGCTGCCGGCCGACGCGGACGTGGTGGTCAACAACGCGGGGCTCCAGCACGTCGCCCCCGTCCACGCGTTCCCGCCGGAGCGCTTCGCGCTGATCCAGCGCGTGATGGTGGAAACCCCGTTCCGCATCTTGCGCCGGACCCTGCCGGGCATGTACGAACGCGGCTGGGGGCGCGTGGTCAACATCTCGTCGGTGCACGGGCTGCGCGCCAGCCCGTACAAGTCGGCCTATGTGACGGCCAAGCACGCACTGGAGGGGCTGAGCAAGGTGGTGGCGCTCGAAGCGGCGGAGCACGGGGTGACGAGCAACTGCGTCTGCCCCGGCTACGTACGCACCCCCCTGGTGGAGGACCAGATCGCGGACCAGGCCCGCAACCACGGCATCTCGGAGGAGGAGGTGGTGGGGCGGGTGATGCTGGAGCGCAGCGCGATCAAGCGGCTGATCGAGCCGGCGGATGTCGCCGAGGCCGTCCTGTGGCTGTGCGGTCCGCGTACCGGCCACATCACCGGCACCTCGCTCTCCATGGACGGCGGCTGGACCGCCAACTGA